One Henriciella litoralis genomic window carries:
- a CDS encoding YbgC/FadM family acyl-CoA thioesterase — protein sequence MTATSSSPFDAQNQHVLMVRVYYEDTDFTGMVYHANYLRFFERGRSEFLRDAGVSHTSLLDREDPAAFTLTNVNVDYRRAARIDDQLVIRSRYVGTKGARVIFEQAALRDGDIIAEAQVTAVMIHADGRPRRPIPEVVEQLKGFVFKPHAE from the coding sequence ATGACTGCGACGTCGTCTTCTCCGTTTGATGCCCAAAATCAGCATGTGCTGATGGTGCGTGTCTATTATGAGGACACCGACTTCACGGGCATGGTCTACCACGCCAATTATCTGCGCTTCTTTGAGCGGGGCCGGTCTGAATTCCTGCGCGATGCGGGCGTTTCGCACACCTCGCTTCTTGATCGTGAGGACCCAGCGGCTTTCACGCTGACCAATGTGAATGTGGACTATCGCCGCGCCGCCAGGATCGATGACCAACTTGTCATCAGGTCCCGCTATGTGGGCACCAAGGGCGCTCGCGTTATTTTTGAACAGGCCGCTCTGCGAGATGGAGATATCATTGCCGAAGCGCAGGTTACCGCGGTGATGATCCATGCGGACGGGCGCCCGCGACGTCCAATCCCCGAAGTTGTCGAGCAACTGAAGGGTTTTGTCTTCAAGCCGCACGCCGAGTGA
- the purH gene encoding bifunctional phosphoribosylaminoimidazolecarboxamide formyltransferase/IMP cyclohydrolase, producing the protein MSERFKVRRALLSVSDKDGLAEFAQRLASHGVELVSTGGSARTLKEAGLEVRDVADLTGYPEMMDGRVKTLHPAVHGGLLFRRDIESHRKDAERHDILPIDLVYINLYPFEATVASGADFETCIENIDIGGPAMLRAAAKNGDSVAVCTDAGDIGQALAEMDQHEGEVSRKLSRQLAAKTYARTAAYDAAISGWYAEQLEETTPDWAGFGGRLAQSLRYGENPHQSAAFYTTGSKRPGVANARQVQGKELSYNNINDTDAAFELIGELGEETPAVAIIKHANPCGVAMGDSPIEAYRAALECDSTSAFGGIVALNRLLDEETAEEITKIFTEVVIAPGADEGAMAVFAKKKNLRLLLTNGIPDPTTPGRVLKSVAGGLLVQDRDFGRVSEDDLRVVTEKAPTEQELKDLIFAWRVAKHVKSNTIVYAKDQATVGIGAGQMSRIDSARIAARKAEDAAEVAGWDEPKTKGCVAASDAFFPFADGLLQAASAGATAVIQPGGSIRDDEVIKAADEAGIAMVFTGMRHFRH; encoded by the coding sequence ATGTCCGAGCGTTTCAAGGTCCGCCGCGCCCTTTTGTCTGTATCCGACAAGGATGGACTGGCCGAGTTTGCACAGAGGCTCGCCTCGCATGGCGTCGAACTGGTTTCCACCGGCGGCTCTGCCCGCACACTCAAAGAGGCGGGCCTTGAGGTTCGCGACGTGGCTGACCTCACAGGTTATCCGGAAATGATGGATGGCCGCGTGAAGACGCTGCACCCGGCTGTGCATGGTGGCCTGCTGTTCCGGCGCGACATCGAAAGCCATCGCAAGGACGCTGAACGCCACGACATTCTTCCGATCGATCTGGTCTACATCAATCTCTACCCGTTCGAGGCCACAGTTGCGTCGGGCGCAGACTTCGAGACCTGTATCGAGAATATCGACATTGGCGGCCCCGCCATGTTGCGCGCGGCGGCGAAGAATGGCGACTCAGTGGCTGTCTGTACCGATGCCGGTGATATAGGCCAGGCCCTTGCAGAGATGGACCAGCATGAAGGTGAGGTTTCCCGAAAACTGAGCCGTCAGCTTGCGGCAAAGACCTATGCGCGCACAGCCGCCTATGATGCGGCCATATCGGGCTGGTACGCCGAACAGCTGGAAGAAACCACGCCGGACTGGGCCGGGTTTGGCGGACGGCTGGCCCAAAGCCTCCGCTATGGCGAGAACCCGCATCAGTCTGCAGCCTTCTATACGACCGGCTCGAAGCGGCCAGGTGTCGCCAATGCGCGCCAGGTGCAGGGCAAGGAACTGTCCTACAACAACATCAATGACACCGATGCCGCGTTTGAACTGATCGGTGAGCTGGGCGAGGAGACGCCGGCCGTCGCGATCATCAAGCACGCCAATCCGTGCGGCGTTGCGATGGGCGACAGTCCGATCGAAGCCTACAGGGCGGCGCTTGAGTGCGACTCCACATCGGCATTTGGCGGCATCGTTGCGCTCAACCGCTTGCTCGATGAGGAAACAGCCGAAGAGATCACGAAGATCTTCACCGAAGTTGTTATCGCGCCGGGCGCTGATGAAGGCGCAATGGCAGTGTTTGCAAAGAAGAAGAACCTTCGACTTCTGCTGACAAATGGCATTCCTGACCCGACCACGCCGGGGCGTGTGCTGAAATCTGTCGCTGGAGGCCTTCTGGTGCAGGACCGGGACTTTGGACGCGTCTCAGAGGACGATTTGCGCGTTGTGACGGAGAAGGCCCCGACCGAGCAGGAGCTGAAAGACCTGATTTTTGCCTGGCGCGTGGCCAAGCATGTGAAGTCGAACACGATCGTCTATGCCAAGGATCAGGCGACAGTCGGCATCGGCGCAGGCCAGATGAGCCGGATCGATTCTGCGCGAATTGCTGCACGCAAGGCTGAAGATGCGGCCGAAGTTGCTGGCTGGGACGAGCCGAAGACGAAGGGATGCGTTGCCGCGTCCGACGCGTTCTTCCCGTTTGCGGACGGTTTGCTGCAGGCGGCGTCTGCTGGCGCAACGGCGGTGATCCAGCCGGGCGGGTCAATTCGCGATGACGAAGTCATCAAGGCGGCCGATGAGGCGGGCATCGCCATGGTGTTCACCGGCATGCGCCATTTCCGGCACTAA
- a CDS encoding ExbD/TolR family protein, which produces MAGGWAAGPSGRGRGRRSLAAEINVTPFVDVMLVLLIVFMITAPLLTTGVEVSLPKASADNLSAPQSQPLSVSLDVSGKIYIQETEVAPDELVSTLYAIAGEGYEERIYLRADEGVNYGQVMGVMTRMQRAGYRNIALVTDSQTEGQQ; this is translated from the coding sequence ATGGCAGGTGGTTGGGCAGCTGGACCTTCAGGTCGAGGACGCGGACGCCGCAGCCTCGCGGCTGAAATTAACGTAACGCCATTTGTCGATGTCATGCTCGTTCTGCTAATCGTGTTCATGATCACCGCGCCGCTTTTGACGACCGGCGTTGAGGTTTCGCTACCGAAAGCGTCGGCGGACAATCTGAGCGCGCCGCAATCGCAGCCCTTGTCTGTGTCGCTGGATGTGAGCGGAAAAATCTACATTCAGGAGACGGAAGTTGCGCCAGATGAGCTGGTGTCGACGCTCTATGCAATCGCTGGCGAAGGCTATGAAGAGCGCATCTATCTGCGGGCTGATGAGGGCGTGAATTACGGTCAGGTGATGGGCGTGATGACGCGCATGCAGCGCGCTGGCTATCGCAATATTGCGCTCGTCACAGATTCGCAGACAGAAGGACAGCAATAG
- the tolQ gene encoding protein TolQ: protein MESEALSPAATESGFSLLGLLLEADLVVKLVLIVLFIASLWSWSVIIEKLFSVSSARKKAKAFEDAFWAGRSDELDGRPGAGSSDAASRLFASISREWNESRRLPAGQSPTILVDRAERSLRAGVDREVGRVSKGLGVLATIGSSSPFIGLFGTVWGIMNAFINISEKQDTSLTNVAGPIAEALFATGLGLIAAIPAVIFYNKFTGDLNQFADRLDTFSQDLLVRLSRRATEPRA, encoded by the coding sequence ATGGAAAGCGAAGCACTCTCTCCGGCGGCCACTGAAAGCGGCTTTTCCCTTCTAGGGCTTCTTCTTGAGGCCGATCTGGTCGTGAAGCTGGTCCTTATCGTGCTCTTTATTGCGAGCCTTTGGTCCTGGTCGGTGATTATTGAAAAGCTGTTCTCCGTCAGCAGCGCACGCAAGAAAGCCAAGGCATTTGAAGACGCGTTCTGGGCCGGACGGTCCGACGAGCTTGATGGGCGCCCGGGCGCCGGCAGCAGTGATGCGGCCTCTCGCCTGTTTGCGTCAATTTCCCGTGAATGGAACGAGTCGCGGCGCCTGCCGGCCGGACAGTCCCCCACGATCCTGGTTGATCGCGCCGAACGATCCCTGCGCGCCGGGGTCGACCGCGAAGTCGGCCGGGTCAGCAAGGGGCTCGGTGTTCTGGCGACCATCGGGTCATCGTCACCCTTTATTGGTCTTTTCGGGACGGTGTGGGGCATCATGAATGCCTTCATCAACATTTCCGAAAAGCAGGATACCAGCCTGACCAACGTCGCAGGCCCGATTGCCGAAGCACTGTTTGCGACCGGCCTTGGCCTGATTGCGGCGATCCCGGCGGTCATCTTCTATAACAAGTTTACCGGCGACCTGAACCAGTTCGCAGACCGTCTCGACACGTTCTCGCAAGACTTGCTGGTGCGCCTCTCGCGCCGCGCAACCGAGCCGAGGGCATAG